The DNA region AGATTAAATGAAGCCTGAAGTAGTTATATGTGAAAGCCCTCTGGTGGGTCAACCCATGCGCCGCCCCCAATGATAGACATCCAAGCCATCCTTGCTTATCACCAGTTGTCAGCAGCCAAAGAGGATCCAACCTGCAAGGGTGTGCGCAAATGCAAGATGTGCAGGGGATATGACAAGCGGGACTTGCATTTTCGGGAATAGCCCATCcgaaaagataaaaaaaaaccaacctGCTCGAGATACTACCATCGCTGTGTCTAGCATCTCACAATTGGGGCCGTGTTACCCATCCACAACACCAATCCACTGGTAAACACGTCGCACAAAAAATTAGCTTTTCCCttggaagggaggggggttgtgatgTAACCCGCCTATAAGCCATGTAAACTGGGTACCTATCCTTAATCCTTTTTATCGGTGTGGCTGTTGTACGCTAGGAACAAAAAAAGTGGTGATTTACGAGTAGCTGAAAAAAGGCTGGCCGCCACGAATTTTCTGTTGAGAATACAACCCGACAGCGGCAGGATCTAGCCGTGACTCAGCTGACATACATCAGAGACTCATCAGAgaccgaaaaaaaaaaactgacATTTTACCAAGACGAGACATTCGCGGGCTGATATAATACTCCCCGGGCTTATCTCCGTGATATTGACGGGTGTGGagttttttgtttctttaaAAAGGCAGAGCAAGATCCAGTCGGGCAGGTGCTTCAATTTTCGGCTTTCAACAACAATCGCTTGTCTTTCTCGGCCCGTGGGCGGCTTGTTGGATCGGCTTTGGCCGCGGTGAAGGTGTGGAATTGTAAGTAGGGGGATTCAATTGGGCACTCGGTGCAATCTTTTGCCCGGATGTTGTTCATCCATTTGACTGCCCCGCCCGAcgttgaagatgatgtcAAAAGTTCACAACCACCGGCCTCGAAGAGATGGAATCCCAGCCCTATGGTGTCCCCAGTGCCCCACGGCCCGCTTGTCTGGCGGGACCCCTGCGCTAAGTCCCGCTGCGGTTAGCGAGACGTCACCCGGGCACCCCACCCACGTTTCCCAGCGTGTGTCCAGTCCGATTGCGGGGCATTGGCGGGGCCCCGGGCGAGATGGAACGGCGAGCGACAAAAAGTTCAAAACCTGGGGGGCGACTGACTCACCTAAtgtttcccccccttcatATATCCAGTACCTAGTGTCGCCGGTCGGGGAGTTTTTCCACTTCTTTTTAGACTCGAGCTGATATATACCTCCTAAATCTACCCAACATGTCTCAATTGCCCGTTAAGAACGTCGGTACGTCCCTCTGCGCGCGTCCCTGAGCTTTGGTTTACCCCGCCATCGTCCGAGAAACCTTGAGAACTGACGGTTACCCCTGAACAGGTGTGCTCGGCTGCACTGGTTCGGTCGGCCAGCGCTtcatcctgctcctccagcagcacccgTCGCTCAAGCTCGTAGGCTTGGGTGCCTCGTCTCGATCCGCCGGGAAGAAGTACCGCGATGCTGTCAGGTGGAAGCAGGCACAGCCCATCGCTCCCGATGTCGGCGACCTGATCGTTCGCGACTGCAAGGCCGGCGAGTTCGCCGACTGCGACATTGTTTTCAGCGGCCTCGACAGCGACGTCGCCGGTGACATTGAGAAGGAGTTCCAGAATGCCGGCCTTGCCGTCTTCTCCAATGCGAAGAACTACCGCCGCGATCCCCTCGTCCCCCTGGTCGTCCCTaccgtcaacctcgaccatctcaacctcatcccccaccagcaaaagACGCTTGGCCTGAGCAAGGGCTTCCTCGTGTGCAACAGCAACTGCGCCGTCATTGGGCTCGTCATCCCCTTCGCCGCCCTTCAGGCGCGTTTTGGCAAGATCGATACCGTCTCCGTCGTGACCATGCAGGCCGTATCGGGTGCGGGATACCCCGGTGTTAGCAGCATGGACATCATTGACAACGTGGTGCCCTTCATttctggcgaggaggacaagcTCGAGACGGAAGCACAGAAGATTTTGGGCAGCATCAACGCTGAGGCGACCGCCTTCGAAGATCAGAAGACGTTGAGAGTCTCGGCAGCCTGCAACCGGGTCCCCGTGTTGGATGGTCACACCGCATGTGTGTCCCTGCGATTCGCCCAGCGCCCTCCCCCAACGGCCGagcaggtgaaggaggcCATGCGGGAATATGTCTCCGAGGCACAGCGGCTGGGATGCCCCTCTGCTCCTGAGCCACCCATCAAGGTGTTCGACGAGCCCGATAGGCCGCAGCCCAGACTGGACCGCGAGCTCTCGAAGGGTTACACCGTCAGCGTGGGTCGTGTCAGGGAGGACGACAGTGGTATCTTTGATATCAAGTTTGTTGCCCTGAGCCACAACAGTAGGTCTTTTCCCCTCTGAGAAGTGATGCGATGAAGTGGTTGCTGACATTGCTATAGCTGTCATTGGTGCCGCCGGTTCTTCCATCGTCAACGCTGAGGCTGCGGTGCTCAAGGGTTTCGTCTAAGCTATGTAAAGAATATATCATGATGAATGtaaggatgggaagaggcaTTGATACGGAGTTTCTAGGCATGGTTTAAAAGTGGCAATCAAAACTTCATCAGCGGTCCATTGCGGACGAGGTAACAAACCGCCAGGTTAGTTATGCTTGATTCCTGCGAGGCAACATGTTCCCGGTGATCTGGTTGGTCGTGTGTGATGCTCAAAACGTGTTTTTTGGACACTGCGCGTAACCGCTTTCTTGTGGTAACTGGGCATGTCTCGAATAAGCTCTCTTGAGAAATCTTCCTCGTGATGCAAGGTCCGTGTAACGGTGGCCGGCTGGCCCCGGACCACCGGGTCCGGGGTTTGAGTGAGTCGGGCCCGGCCGAATGGGGACGAGATCTCAgcgggccggtggtggaaCTCGGAACTGTCCCAGTACAGAACAACCCCACGAAGCGGTGAGAAACCAACGACGTCAACTGTGGG from Podospora pseudoanserina strain CBS 124.78 chromosome 1, whole genome shotgun sequence includes:
- the HOM2 gene encoding aspartate-semialdehyde dehydrogenase (COG:E; EggNog:ENOG503NU99; BUSCO:EOG09262YAU); translated protein: MSQLPVKNVGVLGCTGSVGQRFILLLQQHPSLKLVGLGASSRSAGKKYRDAVRWKQAQPIAPDVGDLIVRDCKAGEFADCDIVFSGLDSDVAGDIEKEFQNAGLAVFSNAKNYRRDPLVPLVVPTVNLDHLNLIPHQQKTLGLSKGFLVCNSNCAVIGLVIPFAALQARFGKIDTVSVVTMQAVSGAGYPGVSSMDIIDNVVPFISGEEDKLETEAQKILGSINAEATAFEDQKTLRVSAACNRVPVLDGHTACVSLRFAQRPPPTAEQVKEAMREYVSEAQRLGCPSAPEPPIKVFDEPDRPQPRLDRELSKGYTVSVGRVREDDSGIFDIKFVALSHNTVIGAAGSSIVNAEAAVLKGFV